The following proteins are encoded in a genomic region of Corythoichthys intestinalis isolate RoL2023-P3 chromosome 5, ASM3026506v1, whole genome shotgun sequence:
- the hdac10 gene encoding polyamine deacetylase HDAC10 isoform X2, translated as MTLQDLQVFTQHYGAVYFHPNSYHCATLAVGAALQLVDGVLTGTVRNGIALVRPPGHHSMRSAASGFCVFNNVAIAAKYAQQKYGVQRVLIVDWDIHHGQGVQYAFEDDPNVLYFSWHRYEHQKFWPELRESDYDSVGKDKGAGFNINVPWNKVGMQNSDYLAVFFHILLPVAYEFCPDLVLVCAGFDSAIGDPEGEMCATPDIFAHLTHLLMNLAGGKLCAVLEGGYNLTSLSQSVCATVQTLLGDPAPRPANLQSPSQSAVESIHCVRAAHRKYWSCLRHAPEAHHLEVSTKRIKREETDEKMKRGEAADSKDAITWPEPQKCSPPSVRTAVVLPKDVTCPDGCKRFNLSQENVSDDATLATLTALVGKMENEICNGLALVGDVSVAMASVAWHATALKQRVLVVCVGGTGILSHMPENGTTLTVHIKKEEPEELRCKHYIPVCLKSGFEDVSELAQATLSLLLPIAYEYDPGLVLLAQIPCTDRPSYSWWQQLVGLLLGLAQARMLVLMQEGYKALLGPTASSLTGTPAPSLGRLCAPPAETVEALDSLRRRLQVNWMLLRMSVQEHGGEDK; from the exons ATGACTCTGCAAGACCTGCAGGTGTTCACCCAGCATTATGGTGCTGTCTATTTCCACCCT AACAGTTATCACTGTGCAACACTGGCAGTGGGAGCTGCACTGCAGCTGGTAGATGGCGTTTTGACCGGGACTGTGAGAAACGGCATTGCTCTGGTCAG ACCCCCAGGGCACCACAGCATGCGCAGTGCTGCCAGTGGGTTCTGTGTGTTCAACAATGTGGCCATAGCAGCCAAATACGCTCAGCAAAAGTATGGAGTTCAAAG GGTCCTAATAGTTGACTGGGATATACACCATGGTCAGGGAGTGCAGTATGCCTTTGAGGATGATCCCAA TGTGCTTTACTTCTCTTGGCATCGTTACGAGCATCAGAAATTCTGGCCTGAACTCAGGGAATCAGACTATGACAGTGTTGGCAAGGATAAAGGTgctggttttaatataaatgtgccATGGAACAAG GTTGGGATGCAGAACAGCGACTATCTTGCCGTCTTCTTTCACATCCTGTTGCCAGTCGCCTACGAg TTTTGCCCCGACTTAGTGTTGGTGTGTGCGGGATTTGACTCGGCTATTGGTGACCCAGAG GGAGAAATGTGCGCTACACCAGATATCTTTGCACATCTGACACACTTGCTAATGAACCTCGCTGGAGGCAAACTGTGTGCGGTGCTGGAG GGAGGATACAACTTGACTTCACTCAGCCAGTCTGTATGTGCCACAGTTCAAACTCTGCTTGGTGATCCAGCACCCCGGCCTGCCAACCTTCAAAGTCCCTCTCAGAG TGCAGTTGAGTCCATTCACTGTGTCCGTGCAGCACATCGGAAGTATTGGTCCTGCCTCAGACATGCAC CTGAGGCACACCACTTAGAAGTAAGCACAAAGCGGATAAAGCGAGAAGAGACGGACGAAAAGATGAAAAGAGGAGAAGCAGCTGATAGCAAAGATGCTATAACATGGCCTGAGCCACAAAAGTGTAGTCCTCCCTCTGTCCGCACAGcggtggttctccccaaggacGTGACCTGTCCCGATGGATGCAAACGCTTCAACTTGTCACA agaaaatgtttCAGATGATGCTACCTTAGCCACCCTAACTGCGCTTGTTGGGAAAATGGAGAACGAG ATCTGCAATGGCTTAGCTTTGGTTGGTGACGTCTCTGTGGCAATGGCGTCCGTCGCCTGGCATGCAACTGCTCTCAAACAAcg TGTTTTGGTAGTTTGTGTTGGAGGGACTGGAATACTGAGTCACATGCCAGAAAATGG GACAACACTTACAGTGCACATCAAAAAGGAAGAACCAGAGGAGCTCAGATGCAAGCACTACATACCGGTATGTCTTAAGAGCGGCTTCGAGGACGTGTCAGAGTTGGCGCAGGCCACACTCAGCCTCCTGCTGCCTATTGCCTACGAGTACGACCCGGGGCTGGTTCTGCTGGCACAAATTCCTTGCACAGACCGGCCCAGCTACAGCtggtggcagcagctggtcggCCTCCTGCTAGGCCTGGCTCAGGCTCGCATGCTTGTACTCATGCAG GAGGGTTACAAGGCTTTACTCGGGCCAACGGCATCCTCGCTTACTGGTACTCCGGCACCCTCTCTTGGTCGACTTTGTGCTCCCCCAGCTGAAACTGTTGAAGCACTTGACAGTTTGAGACGCCGCCTTCAGGTCAACTGGATGCTGCTGAGGATGTCAG TTCAAGAACATGGAGGCGAGGACAAATGA
- the pus7 gene encoding pseudouridylate synthase 7 homolog isoform X2, which produces MEESKPESAPVKPGEKRGCPEDDEEAVTKRARVENEHENGAPQEATSNAEEEEEEEDCSGETFADMMKHGLTELDVGICKYVSDHEGFSGILKERYSDFVVHEISKEGKIVHLDDLTIPKEVEEREAAAAEVESPAPECSLLTEEQKKQLGDLQMFKNKESFVSIEGDESKDKRTLVHKAIKIQFPGLETKTEEKDGRRFIVAYHAAGKKALAAPRKHSWPKNRGNFCHFVLYKENKDTMDAINVLSKFLRLRPNMFSYMGTKDKRAITVQEIAVLKITAERLGHLNKCLMNLKLGNFSYKNHPLKLGELQGNHFTVVIRNISGSDAQVHQALSSLKQTGFINYYGMQRFGTTAVPTHQVGRAILKNDWKLVVDLILKPRPGAEKEFLVRCREEWAKTQDPDAALKKLPNKRCVEGQLLRGLSQHGKNNIVTAFGLIPRNNRLMYIHSYQSVVWNTMVSRRIDAFGLKAVEGDLVLRGTKAHILSEEEAKSHSIHDIVMPLPGFDVIYPTHHVGKGYREMLSADGLDIDNMRHKIKDYSLAGAYRRVLIRPTDVSWEVIQYDDPKLSLVHTDFEKIENKPAPVFNKEGKYRALRLEFSLPPSTYATMAIREVLKLDTSIKKQTQLNTTWFN; this is translated from the exons ATGGAGGAATCCAAACCGGAATCGGCTCCGGTCAAACCAGGGGAAAAAAGAGGCTGTCCGGAGGATGATGAAGAGGCTGTGACCAAGAGAGCCCGAGTTGAGAATGAACATGAGAATGGAGCTCCTCAGGAAGCAACTAGCAAtgctgaagaagaagaagaggaggaggactgCAGTGGTGAGACCTTTGCCGACATGATGAAGCACGGCCTTACCGAGCTGGATGTGGGAATCTGCAAGTATGTCAGTGATCACGAAGGCTTCTCAGGAATTCTTAAGGAGAG ATACTCAGATTTTGTGGTGCATGAAATCAGCAAAGAAGGGAAGATAGTGCATTTAGATGACCTAACTATACCTAAAGAGGTTGAG GAAagagaagcagcagcagcagaagTAGAATCTCCAGCACCTGAATGTAGTTTGCTTACTGAGGAGCAAAAGAAGCAGCTTGGGGATCTGCAGATGTTCAAGAACAAAGAAAGCTTCGTCTCCATCGAG GGAGATGAGTCAAAGGATAAGCGGACACTCGTACACAAAGCTATCAAAATTCAATTCCCTGGCCTGGAAACAAAGACGGAGGAGAAAGATGGCCGCAGGTTTATTGTGGCCTACCATGCTGCTGGCAAAAAGGCGCTGGCTG CACCGAGGAAGCACTCCTGGCCGAAAAACCGCGGCAATTTCTGCCATTTTGTCCTTTACAAGGAAAACAAAGACACAATGGATGCCATCAATGTGCTGTCAAAATTCCTCAG GCTTAGACCTAATATGTTCTCGTATATGGGAACCAAGGACAAGAGGGCCATCACTGTGCAGGAAATCGCTGTACTAAA AATCACAGCAGAGAGGTTAGGCCACCTCAACAAGTGCCTGATGAACCTAAAGCTGGGCAATTTCTCTTACAAGAATCACCCGCTGAAGCTTGGAGAGCTGCAAGGAAACCATTTCACTGTGGTCATTCG GAACATCTCGGGATCGGATGCCCAGGTCCATCAGGCCTTGTCGTCACTCAAGCAGACAGGCTTTATCAACTACTACGGCATGCAGCGTTTCGGCACCACAGCGGTGCCCACGCACCAAGTCGGCAG GGCCATCCTGAAGAATGACTGGAAGCTAGTGGTGGATCTGATTCTCAAACCTCGTCCTGGAG CTGAGAAAGAATTCCTGGTGCGCTGCAGGGAAGAGTGGGCCAAGACTCAGGATCCGGATGCGGCCTTGAAGAAGCTGCCCAACAAGCGCTGTGTAGAAGGCCAGCTTCTACGTGGCCTGTCCCAGCATGGCAAAAATAACATCGTCACTGCCTTTGGCCTG ATCCCCCGGAACAACCGTCTGATGTACATCCACAGCTACCAAAGCGTGGTGTGGAACACCATGGTGAGCCGCCGGATCGACGCTTTCGGGCTGAAGGCCGTGGAGGGTGATCTCGTGCTACGAGGAA CCAAAGCGCACATATTGTCAGAGGAGGAGGCAAAGAGCCACTCCATCCATGACATTGTGATGCCACTTCCGGGTTTCGACGTCATCTACCCAACGCACCACG TGGGCAAAGGTTACAGAGAGATGCTGAGTGCAGACGGGTTAGACATCGATAACATGCGACACAAAATTAAGGACTACTCACTGGCAGGAGCCTACCGACGAGTCCTTATCAGACCCACTGATGTCAGCTG GGAGGTGATCCAGTACGATGACCCCAAGCTCTCTCTCGTCCACACCGACTTTGAGAAAATTGAGAACAAACCAGCGCCGGTGTTCAACAAAG AAGGGAAATACCGCGCTCTTCGTCTGGAGTTCTCGCTGCCGCCTTCGACGTACGCCACCATGGCCATTCGGGAAGTACTCAAGTTGGACACCAGCATCAAGAAACAGACACAGCTCAACACCACGTGGTTCAACTGA
- the pus7 gene encoding pseudouridylate synthase 7 homolog isoform X1: MEESKPESAPVKPGEKRGCPEDDEEAVTKRARVENEHENGAPQEATSNAEEEEEEEDCSGETFADMMKHGLTELDVGICKYVSDHEGFSGILKERYSDFVVHEISKEGKIVHLDDLTIPKEVEEREAAAAEVESPAPECSLLTEEQKKQLGDLQMFKNKESFVSIEGDESKDKRTLVHKAIKIQFPGLETKTEEKDGRRFIVAYHAAGKKALAEVKTSAAPRKHSWPKNRGNFCHFVLYKENKDTMDAINVLSKFLRLRPNMFSYMGTKDKRAITVQEIAVLKITAERLGHLNKCLMNLKLGNFSYKNHPLKLGELQGNHFTVVIRNISGSDAQVHQALSSLKQTGFINYYGMQRFGTTAVPTHQVGRAILKNDWKLVVDLILKPRPGAEKEFLVRCREEWAKTQDPDAALKKLPNKRCVEGQLLRGLSQHGKNNIVTAFGLIPRNNRLMYIHSYQSVVWNTMVSRRIDAFGLKAVEGDLVLRGTKAHILSEEEAKSHSIHDIVMPLPGFDVIYPTHHVGKGYREMLSADGLDIDNMRHKIKDYSLAGAYRRVLIRPTDVSWEVIQYDDPKLSLVHTDFEKIENKPAPVFNKEGKYRALRLEFSLPPSTYATMAIREVLKLDTSIKKQTQLNTTWFN; this comes from the exons ATGGAGGAATCCAAACCGGAATCGGCTCCGGTCAAACCAGGGGAAAAAAGAGGCTGTCCGGAGGATGATGAAGAGGCTGTGACCAAGAGAGCCCGAGTTGAGAATGAACATGAGAATGGAGCTCCTCAGGAAGCAACTAGCAAtgctgaagaagaagaagaggaggaggactgCAGTGGTGAGACCTTTGCCGACATGATGAAGCACGGCCTTACCGAGCTGGATGTGGGAATCTGCAAGTATGTCAGTGATCACGAAGGCTTCTCAGGAATTCTTAAGGAGAG ATACTCAGATTTTGTGGTGCATGAAATCAGCAAAGAAGGGAAGATAGTGCATTTAGATGACCTAACTATACCTAAAGAGGTTGAG GAAagagaagcagcagcagcagaagTAGAATCTCCAGCACCTGAATGTAGTTTGCTTACTGAGGAGCAAAAGAAGCAGCTTGGGGATCTGCAGATGTTCAAGAACAAAGAAAGCTTCGTCTCCATCGAG GGAGATGAGTCAAAGGATAAGCGGACACTCGTACACAAAGCTATCAAAATTCAATTCCCTGGCCTGGAAACAAAGACGGAGGAGAAAGATGGCCGCAGGTTTATTGTGGCCTACCATGCTGCTGGCAAAAAGGCGCTGGCTG AGGTCAAGACATCTGCAG CACCGAGGAAGCACTCCTGGCCGAAAAACCGCGGCAATTTCTGCCATTTTGTCCTTTACAAGGAAAACAAAGACACAATGGATGCCATCAATGTGCTGTCAAAATTCCTCAG GCTTAGACCTAATATGTTCTCGTATATGGGAACCAAGGACAAGAGGGCCATCACTGTGCAGGAAATCGCTGTACTAAA AATCACAGCAGAGAGGTTAGGCCACCTCAACAAGTGCCTGATGAACCTAAAGCTGGGCAATTTCTCTTACAAGAATCACCCGCTGAAGCTTGGAGAGCTGCAAGGAAACCATTTCACTGTGGTCATTCG GAACATCTCGGGATCGGATGCCCAGGTCCATCAGGCCTTGTCGTCACTCAAGCAGACAGGCTTTATCAACTACTACGGCATGCAGCGTTTCGGCACCACAGCGGTGCCCACGCACCAAGTCGGCAG GGCCATCCTGAAGAATGACTGGAAGCTAGTGGTGGATCTGATTCTCAAACCTCGTCCTGGAG CTGAGAAAGAATTCCTGGTGCGCTGCAGGGAAGAGTGGGCCAAGACTCAGGATCCGGATGCGGCCTTGAAGAAGCTGCCCAACAAGCGCTGTGTAGAAGGCCAGCTTCTACGTGGCCTGTCCCAGCATGGCAAAAATAACATCGTCACTGCCTTTGGCCTG ATCCCCCGGAACAACCGTCTGATGTACATCCACAGCTACCAAAGCGTGGTGTGGAACACCATGGTGAGCCGCCGGATCGACGCTTTCGGGCTGAAGGCCGTGGAGGGTGATCTCGTGCTACGAGGAA CCAAAGCGCACATATTGTCAGAGGAGGAGGCAAAGAGCCACTCCATCCATGACATTGTGATGCCACTTCCGGGTTTCGACGTCATCTACCCAACGCACCACG TGGGCAAAGGTTACAGAGAGATGCTGAGTGCAGACGGGTTAGACATCGATAACATGCGACACAAAATTAAGGACTACTCACTGGCAGGAGCCTACCGACGAGTCCTTATCAGACCCACTGATGTCAGCTG GGAGGTGATCCAGTACGATGACCCCAAGCTCTCTCTCGTCCACACCGACTTTGAGAAAATTGAGAACAAACCAGCGCCGGTGTTCAACAAAG AAGGGAAATACCGCGCTCTTCGTCTGGAGTTCTCGCTGCCGCCTTCGACGTACGCCACCATGGCCATTCGGGAAGTACTCAAGTTGGACACCAGCATCAAGAAACAGACACAGCTCAACACCACGTGGTTCAACTGA
- the hdac10 gene encoding polyamine deacetylase HDAC10 isoform X1 yields MGTALVYDEEMTRYKLLWLDPDCEIERPERLTASHEALLKSGLATRCVSIPVRQATDAEILLIHSEEYLEAVKKTPHMTLQDLQVFTQHYGAVYFHPNSYHCATLAVGAALQLVDGVLTGTVRNGIALVRPPGHHSMRSAASGFCVFNNVAIAAKYAQQKYGVQRVLIVDWDIHHGQGVQYAFEDDPNVLYFSWHRYEHQKFWPELRESDYDSVGKDKGAGFNINVPWNKVGMQNSDYLAVFFHILLPVAYEFCPDLVLVCAGFDSAIGDPEGEMCATPDIFAHLTHLLMNLAGGKLCAVLEGGYNLTSLSQSVCATVQTLLGDPAPRPANLQSPSQSAVESIHCVRAAHRKYWSCLRHAPEAHHLEVSTKRIKREETDEKMKRGEAADSKDAITWPEPQKCSPPSVRTAVVLPKDVTCPDGCKRFNLSQENVSDDATLATLTALVGKMENEICNGLALVGDVSVAMASVAWHATALKQRVLVVCVGGTGILSHMPENGTTLTVHIKKEEPEELRCKHYIPVCLKSGFEDVSELAQATLSLLLPIAYEYDPGLVLLAQIPCTDRPSYSWWQQLVGLLLGLAQARMLVLMQEGYKALLGPTASSLTGTPAPSLGRLCAPPAETVEALDSLRRRLQVNWMLLRMSVQEHGGEDK; encoded by the exons ATGGGCACAGCCTTGGTTTACGATGAGGAGATGACTCGCTACAAACTGCTTTGGCTGGA TCCAGATTGTGAGATTGAGAGGCCCGAGCGTCTGACAGCAAGTCATGAAGCGTTGCTAAAGAGTGGCCTGGCTACACGATGTGTTTCCATACCTGTTCGCCAGGCTACGGATGCTGAAATTCTCCTTATTCACAG TGAGGAGTACCTGGAGGCGGTGAAGAAGACCCCACACATGACTCTGCAAGACCTGCAGGTGTTCACCCAGCATTATGGTGCTGTCTATTTCCACCCT AACAGTTATCACTGTGCAACACTGGCAGTGGGAGCTGCACTGCAGCTGGTAGATGGCGTTTTGACCGGGACTGTGAGAAACGGCATTGCTCTGGTCAG ACCCCCAGGGCACCACAGCATGCGCAGTGCTGCCAGTGGGTTCTGTGTGTTCAACAATGTGGCCATAGCAGCCAAATACGCTCAGCAAAAGTATGGAGTTCAAAG GGTCCTAATAGTTGACTGGGATATACACCATGGTCAGGGAGTGCAGTATGCCTTTGAGGATGATCCCAA TGTGCTTTACTTCTCTTGGCATCGTTACGAGCATCAGAAATTCTGGCCTGAACTCAGGGAATCAGACTATGACAGTGTTGGCAAGGATAAAGGTgctggttttaatataaatgtgccATGGAACAAG GTTGGGATGCAGAACAGCGACTATCTTGCCGTCTTCTTTCACATCCTGTTGCCAGTCGCCTACGAg TTTTGCCCCGACTTAGTGTTGGTGTGTGCGGGATTTGACTCGGCTATTGGTGACCCAGAG GGAGAAATGTGCGCTACACCAGATATCTTTGCACATCTGACACACTTGCTAATGAACCTCGCTGGAGGCAAACTGTGTGCGGTGCTGGAG GGAGGATACAACTTGACTTCACTCAGCCAGTCTGTATGTGCCACAGTTCAAACTCTGCTTGGTGATCCAGCACCCCGGCCTGCCAACCTTCAAAGTCCCTCTCAGAG TGCAGTTGAGTCCATTCACTGTGTCCGTGCAGCACATCGGAAGTATTGGTCCTGCCTCAGACATGCAC CTGAGGCACACCACTTAGAAGTAAGCACAAAGCGGATAAAGCGAGAAGAGACGGACGAAAAGATGAAAAGAGGAGAAGCAGCTGATAGCAAAGATGCTATAACATGGCCTGAGCCACAAAAGTGTAGTCCTCCCTCTGTCCGCACAGcggtggttctccccaaggacGTGACCTGTCCCGATGGATGCAAACGCTTCAACTTGTCACA agaaaatgtttCAGATGATGCTACCTTAGCCACCCTAACTGCGCTTGTTGGGAAAATGGAGAACGAG ATCTGCAATGGCTTAGCTTTGGTTGGTGACGTCTCTGTGGCAATGGCGTCCGTCGCCTGGCATGCAACTGCTCTCAAACAAcg TGTTTTGGTAGTTTGTGTTGGAGGGACTGGAATACTGAGTCACATGCCAGAAAATGG GACAACACTTACAGTGCACATCAAAAAGGAAGAACCAGAGGAGCTCAGATGCAAGCACTACATACCGGTATGTCTTAAGAGCGGCTTCGAGGACGTGTCAGAGTTGGCGCAGGCCACACTCAGCCTCCTGCTGCCTATTGCCTACGAGTACGACCCGGGGCTGGTTCTGCTGGCACAAATTCCTTGCACAGACCGGCCCAGCTACAGCtggtggcagcagctggtcggCCTCCTGCTAGGCCTGGCTCAGGCTCGCATGCTTGTACTCATGCAG GAGGGTTACAAGGCTTTACTCGGGCCAACGGCATCCTCGCTTACTGGTACTCCGGCACCCTCTCTTGGTCGACTTTGTGCTCCCCCAGCTGAAACTGTTGAAGCACTTGACAGTTTGAGACGCCGCCTTCAGGTCAACTGGATGCTGCTGAGGATGTCAG TTCAAGAACATGGAGGCGAGGACAAATGA
- the aplnr2 gene encoding apelin receptor 2: protein MESNTSDLDYMTSPSPPFFQCDYTDWSPSFSIIPCVYLLAFALGCLGNALVLWAYLDRVDGRRRNLKGLYRPCCWNEKECGYRTRRNTSSSSSSSATTQPCSLTDSLIASLALADLCFLVTLPLWAVYTALGYHWPFGQTLCRLSSFLTALNMYASVFSLSVLSVERYWVLTGLRRRRPPGQAPWVLAGLWLLAGVLALPGLLLRSVQEADWPDESGSVACQMDYSALIGDELDEDERERAQLWWAAVLSLKSTLAGFLLPLVILLMCYCSLARLLSRHFGRGPRPDRRRQRRLLRVIVTLVLAFFLCWLPLHVNKNLSLLLEFGYLPYSCTLDQILLAAHPYVTCVAYLNSCLNPLLYAACDPSFCKRCRQMLMLLCEARRRKEVKIILSHKEVVERRSDSPMRTQEETADKIQETDMVTEGQAV, encoded by the coding sequence ATGGAGTCGAACACGTCGGACTTGGATTACATGACCTCCCCTTCACCTCCTTTCTTCCAATGTGACTACACTGATTGGTCTCCATCTTTCTCCATCATCCCCTGCGTCTACTTGCTGGCCTTTGCTCTGGGTTGCCTAGGCAACGCTCTGGTGCTGTGGGCCTACCTGGACCGAGTCGACGGGAGGAGGCGTAATCTTAAGGGACTTTACAGGCCTTGTTGTTGGAATGAGAAGGAGTGTGGTTACCGCACTAGGAGAAACACTTCCTCCAGCTCCTCCTCATCCGCCACAACTCAGCCTTGCTCCCTGACTGACTCTTTGATAGCTAGCCTAGCTTTAGCAGACCTGTGCTTCCTCGTGACCCTTCCCCTGTGGGCGGTATACACGGCCCTGGGGTACCACTGGCCATTCGGGCAGACACTGTGCCGTCTCAGCAGCTTCCTCACCGCCCTCAATATGTATGCCAGCGTCTTCAGCCTGAGTGTCCTCAGCGTGGAGCGCTACTGGGTTCTGACCGGACTACGTCGCCGCCGCCCACCCGGCCAGGCCCCATGGGTGTTGGCAGGGTTATGGTTGCTAGCTGGGGTTCTGGCACTTCCCGGCTTGCTGCTGCGTTCCGTTCAGGAGGCCGACTGGCCGGATGAGTCAGGTTCCGTAGCGTGCCAGATGGACTACTCCGCCCTGATAGGTGACGAACTCGACGAGGACGAGAGAGAGCGTGCCCAGTTGTGGTGGGCGGCGGTCCTGAGCCTCAAGTCCACGTTGGCCGGCTTCCTGTTGCCCCTAGTCATCCTACTGATGTGCTACTGTTCCCTAGCCCGACTTCTCAGCCGACACTTCGGCCGTGGACCTCGACCTGACCGCCGCCGCCAGCGTAGGCTCCTCAGGGTCATCGTAACCCTGGTATTGGCCTTTTTCCTTTGCTGGCTTCCTCTGCACGTCAACAAGAATTTGTCCCTACTCCTGGAGTTTGGGTACCTGCCGTACTCTTGCACTTTGGATCAGATTCTGCTGGCGGCGCACCCGTACGTCACCTGCGTCGCCTACCTTAACTCCTGCCTCAACCCACTGCTGTACGCCGCTTGCGACCCATCTTTCTGTAAGAGGTGCAGGCAGATGCTTATGCTACTGTGTGAAGCACGAAGGAGAAAAGAAGTGAAAATAATTTTGTCCCATAAGGAGGTGGTGGAAAGGAGATCAGACAGCCCTATGAGGACACAGGAGGAAACTGCAGACAAGATTCAGGAGACGGACATGGTCACTGAAGGGCAAGCAGTTTAG